Proteins encoded within one genomic window of Ptiloglossa arizonensis isolate GNS036 chromosome 3, iyPtiAriz1_principal, whole genome shotgun sequence:
- the LOC143144615 gene encoding methionine aminopeptidase 1, protein MALAFGTCKTPGCKTTASLQCPTCLKIGIQGSYFCTQDCFKRSWKTHKVIHQFLKGIGEGNSSIEYNPWPGFNYTGKLRPYKKEARREVPESIKRPDYATHPTGVPLSELAVRGSAQIKVLDDEEIEGMRVACKLGREVLDEAARTCDVGVTTAEIDKAVHEACIERDCYPSPLNYYLFPASCCTSVNEVICHGIPDTRPLQDGDICNVDVTVYHNGFHGDLNETFLVGNVKHEVKKLVEVTYECLSKAIDIVRPGERYREIGNIIQKHAQAHGFSVVRSYCGHGIHRLFHTAPSVPHYAKNKAVGVMKPGHCFTIEPMISQGTWRDEMWPDNWTAVTADGQWSAQFEHTLLVTETGCDILTKRLTKNGNPWFMDKS, encoded by the exons ATGGCACTCGCTTTTGGTACGTGCAAAACCCCTGGCTGCAAAACTACGGCTAGCCTCCAATGTCCAACATGTTTGAAAATTGGAATACAAGGCTCGTATTTCTGCACGCAG GATTGTTTCAAACGGAGCTGGAAGACACATAAAGTCATTCATCAGTTTCTGA AGGGAATAGGTGAAGGCAATTCTTCAATTGAATATAATCCATGGCCGGGTTTTAATTATACTGGCAAATTACGCCCTTATAAAAAAGAGGCTCGTCGAGAAGTACCAGAGAGTATTAAACGTCCAGATTATGCTACGCATCCTACTGGTGTACCTCTAAGCGAACTGGCAGTACGAGGTTCTGCCCAGATAAAGGTGCTAGACGATGAGGAAATTGAAGGCATGCGAGTAGCTTGTAAg CTTGGGCGTGAAGTGTTAGATGAAGCTGCGCGTACCTGTGACGTAGGTGTTACAACAGCTGAAATCGATAAAGCAGTTCACGAGGCTTGCATCGAAAGAGACTGTTATCCATCTCCGCTAAATTATTATCTGTTTCCAGCTAGTTGCTGCACTTCGGTGAACGAAGTGATTTGCCATGGTATTCCTGATACTAGACCGCTCCAAGATGGAGATATTTGCAATG tgGATGTAACTGTATATCATAATGGCTTTCACGGTGActtaaacgaaacgtttctaGTTGGTAATGTGAAACATGAAGTAAAAAAATTAGTAGAAGTTACATACGAATGTTTATCGAAAGCTATCGATATTGTACGACCTGGTGAAAGATACAGAGAGATTGGAAATATAATTCAAAAACACGCACAGGCGCATGGTTTCAGCGTAGTGCGTAGTTATTGCGGTCATGGAATTCATCGTTTATTTCACACTGCGCCAAGTGTACCGCACTATGCTA AAAATAAAGCTGTGGGTGTTATGAAACCAGGACATTGTTTTACTATAGAACCAATGATATCTCAGGGTACATGGAGAGATGAAATGTGGCCAGATAATTGGACGGCAGTCACTGCAGATGGTCAATGGTCAGCGCAATTCGagcatacgttattagttacagaAACTGGTTGCGATATTCTTACAAAACGACTAACAAAGAATGGAAATCCATGGTTTATGGACAAATCATAG
- the LOC143144614 gene encoding uncharacterized protein LOC143144614: protein MKTTNWVYCLLVACVCLVEARYKIRRPPLPPPQPPKLMYKKSWPITHRISMGNTMYINGNFPPKRVPHKPPNYRIRRPPIYNVPHGIWKNQIPIRAPMNSHAVLPQRPPVKEFHTVNKMPEFSPEYRPDAAVLPPTHRGGVDDDKGPIHTIPAPNLSPMDKPFNGETHLQEAPQRQLTTDEAYKINSHGSLIPNFDLATISTSLAPQRTVTSPTPTLHQYEVTESNEVNQKDYHTILPTFLPPEYATGLSTIVNPDLQSNDVFLNNHPASNIGLIGTNIQLGQPNLPMQTNLHSSLHVGFPGTAGQTPYIINQQIPDLHVGHPAPAGPPLSATQLYDLLNSFPQKIPEQYQTGQQPQLQQHILQQQLGQFFQPTGVTGFSQPQMQSFNYNEQDNKEQQQQQVLFNQDYVAGRINTNYNVEPEATIDDQEGNNLRQNDELAYIADGPEQLENNIEYDETNEQNGQTTYFNKVANDDGISTQFYTTLPNREAAEKLAALAAAGNVNSQLIGQIRKQQQQQQQQQQQQQQQQQQQQQQQQQQQQQETTLNEEPMPSNHKHEDYDTNQETDDVGRYDHKSHQDREQNRPSQRHNQQDHKQQYEEERKEYDRQHQHRQRQSSVYSNKPLRIMVPDENEYSNGELQNEETKENAEVEYEYENDETDITNSKSDSSFDGRTPYEQSNSEFGSRLSPKTV, encoded by the exons ACGACAAATTGGGTCTATTGCCTGTTGGTCGCGTGTGTCTGCCTCGTGGAAGCCAGGTACAAGATCAGAAGACCGCCACTACCGCCACCGCAGCCACCGAAATTGATGTACAAGAAATCCTGGCCGATCACCCATCGAATCTCGATGGGGAACACGATGTACatcaacgggaatttcccgcCGAAGAGAGTGCCCCATAAGCCTCCAAATTACAG AATTCGTCGACCACCGATCTACAACGTTCCCCACGGTATCTGGAAGAACCAAATACCGATTCGTGCTCCCATGAACAGCCACGCGGTACTACCGCAGCGTCCACCGGTCAAGGAGTTTCACACCGTGAACAAAATGCCGGAATTCAGCCCGGAGTACAGACCGGACGCCGCGGTTTTACCGCCAACTCACCGAGGTGGCGTTGACGATGACAAAGGACCGATTCATACGATCCCAGCCCCAAATCTCAGCCCCATGGACAAACCTTTCAACGGAGAGACTCATCTACAGGAGGCTCCTCAACGTCAGCTCACCACCGACGAAGCTTACAAAATTAATTCGCACG GATCGTTGATTCCGAATTTTGATCTCGCTACGATCAGCACGAGTTTGGCCCCTCAGAGGACTGTGACCAGTCCTACACCGACGCTGCACCAGTACGAAGTGACCGAAAGTAACGAGGTTAATCAGAAGGACTACCACACTATCTTACCGACGTTCCTGCCACCGGAATACGCGACGGGACTCTCAACTATAGTGAACCCCGATCTACAGTCGAACgacgtatttttaaataatcatcCAGCGTCGAACATAGGTCTCATCGGTACCAACATACAACTCGGGCAACCGAATCTACCGATGCAAACGAATCTCCACAGTTCCCTTCACGTTGGTTTTCCCGGCACGGCTGGCCAAACACCTTACATCATAAATCAACAGATACCCGATTTACACGTCGGTCATCCAGCACCGGCGGGACCGCCGCTCTCAGCGACGCAACTCTACGATCTTTTGAACAGTTTCCCTCAAAAAATTCCGGAACAGTACCAGACTG GTCAGCAGCCGCAACTTCAACAGCACATACTTCAGCAACAACTCGGTCAATTCTTTCAACCTACCGGAGTAACTGGTTTCTCCCAGCCCCAGATGCAATCCTTCAATTACAACGAGCAAGATAACAAggagcagcagcaacagcaggtTTTGTTCAACCAGGATTACGTAGCTGGGAGAATAAATACGAACTACAACGTGGAGCCCGAGGCTACCATAGACGATCAGGAAGGCAATAACCTGCGCCAGAACGACGAACTCGCCTATATTGCCGACGGACCCGAGCAATTGGAGAACAACATCGAatacgacgaaacgaacgagcaAAACGGTCAAACGACGTACTTCAACAAAGTAGCGAACGACGATGGTATATCCACGCAATTCTACACGACACTGCCGAATCGCGAAGCAGCTGAGAAATTGGCAGCACTAGCAGCAGCTGGAAACGTCAATAGTCAACTTATAGGACAAATTCGaaagcaacaacaacagcagcagcaacagcaacaacaacagcagcagcagcagcagcagcaacagcagcagcagcagcagcagcagcaacaagaaACTACACTTAACGAGGAACCTATGCCTTCCAATCACAAACACGAGGATTATGATACGAATCAAGAAACCGACGACGTTGGTCGTTACGATCACAAGTCTCACCAAGATCGAGAACAAAATCGACCGAGTCAACGACATAACCAACAAGACCACAAACAGCAATATGAGGAAGAACGAAAAGAATACGACCGGCAACACCAACATCGTCAACGACAAAGTAGCGTGTACAGTAACAAACCCTTGAGAATTATGGTACCGGATGAAAATGAGTACAGTAATGGCGAGTTgcaaaatgaagaaacaaaagaGAACGCAGAGGTCGAGTACGAGTACGAGAACGACGAAACTGACATTACGAATTCGAAATCTGACTCTTCGTTCGATGGGAGAACACCTTACGAACAATCGAACAGTGAATTTGGGTCACGTTTAAGTCCGAAGACGGTGTAA